In Streptomyces sp. NBC_00878, a single window of DNA contains:
- a CDS encoding glucosyl-3-phosphoglycerate synthase: MLEDVERWLSTRSWSVEDRPLKQLIAAKRANGSTVSVVLPALNEEETVGEIVAIIRRELMTRKVPLVDEIVVIDSGSTDRTSEVAADAGARVVHRDEILPRLPAVPGKGEVLWRSLLVTSGDIVAFVDADLKEFSADFVSGIVGPLLTDPGVDLVKAMYDRPLGSAAGQGGRVTELMARPILNMHWPQLAGFVQPLGGEYAARRSLLEQLPFPVGYGVELGMLVDALHLVGLDALAQVDVGVRKHRHQDGQALGRMSAAIYRTAQLRLARGHMIRPSLTQFERGEHGFEPRTYSVDMEERPPMAEIEEYVERKAA; encoded by the coding sequence GTGCTGGAAGACGTCGAGCGCTGGCTGAGCACGCGCTCCTGGTCCGTCGAGGACCGCCCGCTCAAGCAACTCATCGCCGCGAAGCGTGCCAATGGCTCCACGGTGAGTGTCGTACTGCCCGCGCTCAACGAGGAGGAGACCGTCGGCGAGATCGTCGCGATCATCCGCCGTGAGCTGATGACCAGGAAGGTGCCGCTCGTCGACGAGATCGTGGTGATCGACTCGGGCTCGACGGACCGTACCTCCGAGGTCGCCGCCGACGCGGGTGCCCGTGTCGTGCACCGGGACGAGATCCTGCCCCGGCTGCCGGCCGTCCCCGGCAAGGGCGAGGTGCTGTGGCGCTCGCTCCTCGTCACCAGCGGGGACATCGTCGCCTTCGTCGACGCGGACCTGAAGGAGTTCTCGGCCGACTTCGTCTCCGGGATCGTCGGCCCGCTGCTGACCGACCCGGGCGTGGACCTCGTCAAGGCGATGTACGACCGACCGCTGGGCTCCGCCGCAGGTCAGGGGGGTCGGGTGACGGAACTCATGGCCCGTCCGATCCTGAACATGCACTGGCCGCAGCTGGCCGGCTTCGTCCAGCCGCTGGGCGGGGAGTACGCGGCCCGCCGCTCCCTCCTCGAACAGCTCCCGTTCCCCGTCGGATACGGCGTGGAGCTGGGCATGCTGGTCGACGCGCTGCACCTGGTGGGCCTGGACGCCCTGGCCCAGGTCGACGTCGGCGTCCGCAAACACCGCCACCAGGACGGCCAGGCCCTGGGCCGCATGTCCGCCGCGATCTACCGCACGGCCCAGCTCCGCCTGGCCCGCGGCCACATGATCCGCCCGTCCCTGACCCAGTTCGAACGCGGCGAGCACGGCTTCGAGCCGCGCACGTACTCGGTGGACATGGAGGAGAGGCCGCCGATGGCGGAGATCGAGGAGTACGTGGAACGGAAGGCGGCGTAG
- a CDS encoding MoaD/ThiS family protein, which yields MSVNVRIPTILRTYTGGKAEVSAEGGTLGAVIADLEKNHAGIAARVLDDQGQLRRFVNVYVNDDDVRFEQGLETATPDGVGVSIIPAVAGG from the coding sequence ATGAGCGTCAACGTTCGTATCCCCACCATTCTGCGTACCTACACGGGCGGCAAGGCCGAGGTTTCTGCCGAGGGTGGGACTCTCGGCGCGGTCATCGCCGATCTGGAGAAGAACCACGCCGGGATCGCGGCCCGGGTTCTGGACGACCAGGGGCAGCTGCGGCGGTTCGTCAACGTGTACGTGAACGACGACGACGTCCGCTTCGAGCAGGGGCTGGAGACGGCCACGCCGGACGGGGTCGGGGTGTCGATCATCCCCGCCGTCGCCGGCGGCTGA
- a CDS encoding helix-turn-helix transcriptional regulator, whose product MPGPKKLDPSSSPRALIGAELRLARERKGLSQTELGELLFVSGSFIGQLEAGTRRLHLEYAVQLDEILGTNDFFERNCKALAKSKYPNHFAEAAEAEAVATAIRHYLPLLIPGLLQTPAYAAALFRSYRPMVSDAEIEELVATRMERAHLLSDPTTPLFWVILDEAALRRPVGGAAVMAEALRHVADLARRHRIIMQVLPFAAGVHAGMGGPLKLMEFADAPPLCFVEGLDMGKLLDDPATVARHALTFNLLQAAALLPQGSLALMESVAQDYEHEVQHP is encoded by the coding sequence ATGCCAGGACCGAAGAAACTCGACCCGTCCTCCTCACCTCGCGCCCTGATCGGCGCCGAGTTGCGTCTCGCCCGCGAGAGGAAGGGCCTCAGCCAGACCGAACTGGGCGAGCTGTTGTTCGTCAGCGGCTCGTTCATCGGCCAGTTGGAGGCCGGGACACGACGCCTCCACCTCGAATACGCCGTCCAGTTAGACGAGATCCTCGGCACGAACGACTTCTTCGAGCGGAATTGCAAGGCTCTCGCCAAGTCCAAGTACCCCAACCACTTCGCGGAGGCGGCGGAGGCCGAGGCAGTTGCTACGGCGATCAGGCACTACCTCCCGCTACTGATCCCCGGCCTGTTGCAGACCCCGGCGTACGCGGCAGCGCTGTTCCGCTCCTACCGGCCGATGGTCTCGGACGCCGAGATCGAAGAGCTGGTGGCGACCCGAATGGAACGTGCCCACCTCCTCAGCGATCCAACAACCCCGCTGTTTTGGGTGATCCTCGACGAGGCCGCGCTCCGGCGACCGGTCGGCGGAGCGGCAGTGATGGCAGAGGCCCTACGCCATGTGGCAGACCTGGCGCGTCGCCACCGGATCATCATGCAGGTACTGCCGTTTGCCGCCGGAGTACATGCCGGAATGGGCGGCCCCTTGAAACTGATGGAGTTCGCAGACGCCCCGCCGCTCTGTTTCGTCGAGGGGCTGGACATGGGCAAACTGCTGGACGACCCCGCCACGGTCGCCCGGCACGCCCTCACGTTCAATCTCCTCCAGGCGGCAGCACTTCTACCTCAGGGTTCACTGGCCCTGATGGAGTCAGTGGCGCAGGATTACGAGCATGAAGTCCAGCACCCGTGA
- a CDS encoding cold-shock protein → MAQGTVKWFNAEKGYGFIAVDGGADVFVHYSAIQMDGYRTLEEGQRVDFEISQGQKGPQADMVRLATG, encoded by the coding sequence ATGGCTCAGGGCACCGTCAAATGGTTCAACGCGGAGAAGGGGTACGGCTTCATCGCGGTCGACGGTGGTGCGGATGTTTTCGTCCACTACAGCGCGATTCAGATGGACGGCTACCGCACCCTGGAAGAGGGTCAGCGGGTCGATTTTGAGATCTCGCAAGGCCAGAAGGGGCCGCAGGCGGACATGGTCCGACTGGCGACCGGCTGA
- the groL gene encoding chaperonin GroEL (60 kDa chaperone family; promotes refolding of misfolded polypeptides especially under stressful conditions; forms two stacked rings of heptamers to form a barrel-shaped 14mer; ends can be capped by GroES; misfolded proteins enter the barrel where they are refolded when GroES binds), with protein sequence MAKIIAFDEEARRGLERGMNQLADAVKVTLGPKGRNVVLEKKWGAPTITNDGVSIAKEIELEDPYEKIGAELVKEVAKKTDDVAGDGTTTATVLAQALVREGLRNVAAGANPMALKRGIEKAVEAVSGALLEQAKDVETKEQIASTASISAADTQIGELIAEAMDKVGKEGVITVEESQTFGLELELTEGMRFDKGYISAYFATDMERMEASLDDPYILIANSKIGNVKDLLPLLEKVMQSGKPLLIIAEDVEGEALSTLVVNKIRGTFKSVAVKAPGFGDRRKAMLNDIAILTGGEVISEEVGLKLENTGLELLGRARKVVITKDETTIVDGSGSADQVAGRVNQIRAEIENSDSDYDREKLQERLAKLAGGVAVIKAGAATEVELKERKHRIEDAVRNAKAAVEEGIVAGGGVALLQASSVFEKLDLEGDEATGANAVKLALEAPLKQIAVNGGLEGGVIVEKVRNLPVGHGLNAATGEYVDMIAEGIIDPAKVTRSALQNAASIAALFLTTEAVIADKPEKASAGAGAGGGMPGGDMDF encoded by the coding sequence ATGGCCAAGATCATCGCGTTCGACGAGGAGGCACGGCGCGGTCTCGAGCGCGGGATGAACCAGCTCGCCGACGCCGTAAAGGTCACCCTCGGTCCCAAGGGTCGCAACGTCGTCCTCGAGAAGAAGTGGGGCGCCCCCACGATCACCAACGATGGTGTGTCCATCGCCAAGGAGATCGAGCTCGAGGACCCGTACGAGAAGATCGGCGCCGAGCTGGTCAAGGAAGTCGCCAAGAAGACGGACGACGTCGCCGGTGACGGTACGACCACTGCGACCGTTCTCGCCCAGGCGCTCGTCCGCGAGGGCCTGCGCAACGTGGCCGCGGGTGCCAACCCGATGGCTCTCAAGCGCGGTATCGAGAAGGCCGTCGAGGCCGTCTCCGGTGCTCTCCTTGAGCAGGCCAAGGATGTCGAGACCAAGGAGCAGATCGCTTCGACGGCCTCCATCTCCGCCGCCGACACCCAGATCGGCGAGCTCATCGCCGAGGCGATGGACAAGGTCGGCAAGGAAGGCGTCATCACCGTCGAGGAGTCCCAGACCTTCGGTCTGGAGCTGGAGCTCACCGAGGGTATGCGCTTCGACAAGGGCTACATCTCGGCGTACTTCGCCACCGACATGGAGCGGATGGAGGCGTCGCTCGACGACCCGTACATCCTCATCGCCAACTCCAAGATCGGCAACGTCAAGGACCTGCTGCCCCTTCTCGAGAAGGTCATGCAGTCCGGCAAGCCGCTGCTGATCATCGCCGAGGACGTCGAGGGCGAGGCGCTGTCGACCCTCGTCGTCAACAAGATCCGTGGCACCTTCAAGTCCGTCGCCGTCAAGGCTCCGGGCTTCGGTGACCGCCGCAAGGCGATGCTGAACGACATCGCCATCCTCACGGGCGGCGAGGTCATCTCCGAGGAGGTCGGCCTCAAGCTGGAGAACACGGGCCTGGAGCTGCTGGGTCGGGCCCGCAAGGTCGTCATCACCAAGGACGAGACGACGATCGTCGACGGCTCGGGCTCGGCGGACCAGGTTGCCGGTCGCGTCAACCAGATCCGTGCCGAGATCGAGAACTCCGACTCGGACTACGACCGCGAGAAGCTCCAGGAGCGCCTGGCGAAGCTGGCCGGCGGCGTGGCCGTCATCAAGGCCGGTGCCGCCACCGAGGTCGAGCTCAAGGAGCGCAAGCACCGCATCGAGGACGCCGTTCGCAACGCGAAGGCGGCCGTCGAGGAGGGCATCGTCGCCGGTGGCGGCGTGGCCCTGCTCCAGGCCTCCTCGGTCTTCGAGAAGCTGGACCTGGAGGGTGACGAGGCGACCGGCGCCAACGCCGTGAAGCTCGCCCTGGAGGCCCCGCTCAAGCAGATCGCCGTCAACGGTGGCCTTGAGGGTGGCGTCATCGTCGAGAAGGTGCGCAACCTTCCCGTCGGCCACGGCCTGAACGCCGCGACCGGTGAGTACGTCGACATGATCGCCGAAGGCATCATCGACCCGGCGAAGGTCACGCGCTCTGCCCTGCAGAACGCCGCGTCCATCGCCGCGCTGTTCCTCACCACCGAGGCCGTCATCGCCGACAAGCCGGAGAAGGCCAGCGCCGGCGCAGGCGCCGGTGGCGGCATGCCGGGCGGCGACATGGACTTCTGA
- a CDS encoding Uma2 family endonuclease — MTFGTRRPQMSMEDFEELASKAPENVRLEFLDGRLYVKGDHIEVEDFEELARRAPEGVKLELIDGKLEVKPLPDNRHRAIVMWLIRLFLQLRPELALYPEQDLKIGTYRKGNATADAALAPLDHFIAQEDDWADPKGILMVVEVTSHDRDTNRRDRIDKVRGYAEAGIPIYLLIDRDNDTLVVYNDVRNGTYQQSPSYPYGAVVELPAPVGITLETEKLMDYAD, encoded by the coding sequence ATGACCTTTGGCACCAGGCGCCCGCAGATGTCCATGGAGGACTTCGAAGAGCTGGCCAGTAAGGCTCCGGAAAACGTGCGGCTCGAATTCCTCGATGGACGGCTGTACGTCAAGGGCGACCACATCGAGGTCGAGGACTTCGAAGAGCTCGCCCGCAGGGCCCCAGAGGGCGTCAAGCTCGAACTCATCGACGGGAAGCTAGAGGTCAAGCCGTTGCCGGACAATCGTCACAGGGCCATCGTGATGTGGCTCATCCGGCTGTTCCTGCAACTGCGCCCTGAGCTGGCCCTGTACCCCGAACAGGACCTCAAGATCGGTACCTATCGCAAAGGGAACGCCACTGCGGACGCCGCGTTGGCGCCACTGGATCACTTCATCGCCCAGGAAGACGACTGGGCCGACCCGAAGGGCATCCTCATGGTCGTCGAAGTCACCTCCCACGACCGCGACACCAACCGGCGCGACCGCATCGACAAGGTCCGCGGCTACGCGGAAGCAGGCATCCCCATCTACCTCCTCATCGACCGGGACAACGACACCCTCGTCGTTTACAACGATGTGAGGAACGGGACGTACCAGCAGAGCCCCTCGTACCCGTACGGAGCCGTCGTCGAGCTTCCCGCCCCCGTCGGCATCACCCTGGAAACCGAGAAGCTCATGGACTACGCGGACTGA
- a CDS encoding DUF3263 domain-containing protein: MDDEELTAQEHAVLALERRGWSTPGAKERAIREELGLAPVRYYQLLNALLDAPRALAHDPVTVNRLRRVRDVRRAEREG; this comes from the coding sequence ATGGACGACGAGGAGCTGACCGCGCAGGAGCATGCGGTGCTTGCGCTGGAGCGGCGGGGGTGGTCCACGCCGGGGGCCAAGGAGCGGGCGATACGGGAGGAACTGGGGCTGGCCCCGGTTCGCTACTACCAGCTGCTCAACGCCCTCCTGGACGCGCCGCGGGCCCTTGCCCACGATCCCGTCACGGTCAACCGGTTGCGGCGGGTGAGGGATGTACGGCGGGCTGAGAGGGAGGGGTGA
- the otsB gene encoding trehalose-phosphatase, whose amino-acid sequence MASHPDSSSMPIPVTPAGRDGLDAIIARPARAVLAFDFDGTLAPIVPDPEQARAHPDAVPALAALAPRVASVAVVTGRPAAVAVRHGGFDGVPGLEHLVVLGHYGAERWDAVTGTVQAPAPHPGVAEARAELPGFLDAIGAWQGTWIEEKGRAVAVHTRRAQDPQAAFEALREPLAELATRHGLIVEPGRMVLELRPPGMDKGVALSEYVRDVGAESVMYCGDDLGDLPAFAAVEKLRTEGVPGVLVCSGSNEVTELSDRADLVVDGPEGVVRLLAALATKLAP is encoded by the coding sequence ATGGCCAGTCACCCCGACTCATCGTCGATGCCGATCCCCGTGACCCCGGCGGGCCGAGACGGACTCGACGCCATCATCGCGCGGCCCGCCAGGGCCGTACTCGCCTTCGACTTCGACGGCACCCTCGCCCCGATCGTCCCCGACCCGGAACAGGCCCGCGCCCACCCGGACGCCGTACCCGCCCTCGCGGCCCTCGCCCCGAGGGTCGCCTCGGTCGCCGTCGTCACCGGCAGGCCCGCCGCCGTCGCCGTCCGCCACGGCGGCTTCGACGGAGTCCCCGGCCTGGAACACCTCGTCGTACTCGGCCACTACGGGGCCGAACGCTGGGACGCCGTCACCGGCACCGTCCAGGCCCCCGCCCCCCACCCCGGCGTCGCCGAAGCCCGCGCCGAACTCCCCGGATTCCTCGACGCCATCGGCGCCTGGCAGGGCACGTGGATCGAGGAGAAGGGCCGGGCCGTCGCCGTTCACACGCGCCGCGCCCAGGACCCCCAGGCCGCGTTCGAGGCCCTCCGCGAACCCCTCGCCGAGCTCGCCACCCGCCACGGTCTGATCGTCGAGCCGGGGAGAATGGTGCTGGAACTGCGCCCGCCCGGCATGGACAAGGGCGTCGCCCTCAGCGAGTACGTACGGGACGTCGGCGCCGAGTCGGTCATGTACTGCGGCGACGACCTCGGCGACCTCCCCGCCTTCGCCGCCGTCGAAAAACTCCGCACCGAGGGCGTACCGGGCGTCCTCGTATGCAGCGGCAGCAACGAGGTGACGGAACTGTCCGACCGAGCGGACTTGGTGGTGGACGGCCCGGAGGGGGTGGTACGCCTACTGGCGGCACTGGCGACGAAGCTGGCCCCGTGA
- the thrC gene encoding threonine synthase, translating to MAAQTVASTTNSTPAANSVDLGPAAALSCRECGHRVPLGPVFACEECFGPLEIAYDFSAYDTEELRKRIEAGPANIWRYAPLLPVPADVADKPNINPGWTKLVQADNLARELGVEAGKLFVKDDSGNPTHSFKDRVVAQALEAARAFGFTTLSCSSTGNLAGAVGAAAARAGFRSCVFIPHDLEQGKVVMAAVYGGELVGIEGNYDDVNRFCSELIGDPAGEGWGFVNVNLRPYYAEGSKTLAYEICEQLGWQLPDQLVVPIASGSQLTKIDKGLQELIKLGLVEDKPYKIFGAQAEGCSPVSVAYKAGHDVVRPQKPNTIAKSLAIGNPADGPYVLDIARRTGGAVEDVNDEQVVDAIKLLARTEGIFAETAGGVTVGVAKKLIENGLLDPSLTTVVLNTGDGLKTLDAVASDTGLTATIRPNLDSFREAGLG from the coding sequence ATGGCTGCGCAGACAGTTGCAAGCACCACGAACTCCACCCCCGCCGCGAACTCCGTCGACCTGGGCCCGGCTGCCGCGCTTTCCTGCCGCGAATGCGGCCACCGCGTGCCGCTCGGTCCGGTCTTCGCCTGCGAGGAGTGTTTCGGCCCGCTGGAGATCGCGTACGACTTCTCGGCGTACGACACCGAGGAGCTCCGCAAGCGGATCGAAGCGGGACCCGCGAACATCTGGCGGTACGCGCCGCTGCTGCCCGTCCCCGCGGACGTGGCCGACAAGCCCAACATCAACCCCGGCTGGACCAAGCTCGTCCAGGCCGACAACCTGGCGCGCGAGCTGGGTGTCGAGGCCGGCAAGCTCTTCGTCAAGGACGACTCCGGCAACCCGACGCACTCCTTCAAGGACCGGGTCGTCGCCCAGGCGCTGGAGGCCGCGCGTGCCTTCGGCTTCACCACCCTCTCCTGCTCCTCCACCGGCAACCTCGCCGGCGCGGTGGGCGCCGCCGCCGCGCGCGCCGGTTTCCGGTCCTGCGTGTTCATCCCGCACGACCTGGAGCAGGGCAAGGTCGTCATGGCCGCGGTCTACGGCGGCGAGCTCGTCGGCATCGAGGGCAACTACGACGACGTGAACCGTTTCTGCTCCGAGCTGATCGGCGACCCGGCCGGCGAGGGCTGGGGCTTCGTCAACGTCAACCTGCGGCCGTACTACGCGGAGGGGTCCAAGACCCTGGCGTACGAGATCTGTGAGCAGCTCGGCTGGCAGCTGCCGGACCAGCTGGTCGTGCCGATCGCCTCCGGCTCGCAGCTCACGAAGATCGACAAGGGGCTCCAGGAGCTGATCAAGCTCGGGCTCGTCGAGGACAAGCCGTACAAGATCTTCGGTGCGCAGGCCGAGGGCTGCTCGCCGGTGTCCGTGGCGTACAAGGCCGGGCACGACGTCGTACGGCCGCAGAAGCCGAACACGATCGCGAAGTCGCTCGCGATCGGAAACCCGGCGGATGGTCCTTACGTTCTCGATATCGCCCGGCGTACGGGTGGGGCCGTCGAGGACGTGAACGACGAGCAGGTGGTCGACGCGATCAAGTTGCTGGCGCGGACCGAGGGGATCTTTGCGGAGACCGCTGGTGGTGTGACGGTGGGGGTGGCGAAGAAGCTGATCGAGAATGGGCTGCTGGATCCGAGTCTGACGACTGTCGTCCTCAATACCGGGGATGGTCTGAAGACCTTGGACGCGGTCGCTTCCGACACGGGGCTGACCGCGACGATCCGGCCGAACCTGGATTCCTTCCGTGAAGCTGGGCTCGGCTAG
- a CDS encoding DUF397 domain-containing protein, with product MKSSTREYDLPSSTWFKSSYSAGDGGDCLEVADGHATFIPVRDSKTPLGPKLKFRAEAWSAFVENLKQN from the coding sequence ATGAAGTCCAGCACCCGTGAGTACGACCTGCCCTCCAGCACCTGGTTCAAGTCCAGCTACAGCGCCGGTGACGGCGGCGACTGCCTGGAAGTCGCCGACGGCCACGCCACCTTCATCCCGGTCCGCGACTCCAAGACCCCCCTCGGCCCGAAGCTCAAGTTCCGGGCCGAGGCGTGGTCAGCGTTCGTCGAAAACCTCAAGCAGAACTAA
- a CDS encoding trehalose-6-phosphate synthase — MVSTRGTHTILVASNRGPVSYTQDETGALTAKRGGGGLVSGLSAIGPDAGALWVCSALGDGDREAVRRGVGEDGVRMLDIDADTHAAAYNGIANSALWFVHHMLYQTPLEPVFDAEFRRQWAAFETYNHAFAEALAEEAAEGAAVLVQDYHLTLVPRMLRELRPDLRIGHFSHTPWAPPEYFRLLPDDIAAKVLGGILGADRAAFLTQRWADAFTDCCHAVLGPGIPSGTRIGVHGLGVDADFLRERSHRPDVDERMATLREQIGTDPDGRARRTIVRVDRTELSKNIVRGLLAYRELLADRPELRERVVHVAFAYPSRQDLAVYRDYMAEVQRVTDEINSQYGTPGWTPVLLNLKDDFARSLAAYRLADVALVNPIRDGMNLVAKEMPLVSDDGCVLVLSREAGAYEELGEDAIVVNPYDVSGTADALYAALAMPVSERAERAKRLAVAGTALPPAQWFLDQLQALEA; from the coding sequence ATGGTCTCCACCCGCGGCACCCACACCATCCTGGTCGCCTCCAATCGCGGCCCGGTCTCGTACACCCAGGACGAGACCGGGGCGCTCACCGCCAAGCGCGGCGGCGGCGGCCTCGTGTCCGGTCTCTCCGCGATCGGCCCGGACGCGGGCGCCCTGTGGGTGTGCTCGGCCCTCGGCGACGGCGACCGCGAGGCGGTACGACGCGGGGTGGGCGAAGACGGCGTACGCATGCTCGACATCGACGCCGACACGCATGCCGCCGCGTACAACGGCATCGCCAACTCCGCGCTGTGGTTCGTCCACCACATGCTCTACCAGACCCCCCTGGAGCCGGTCTTCGACGCCGAGTTCCGGCGGCAGTGGGCGGCGTTCGAGACGTACAACCACGCCTTCGCCGAAGCGCTCGCCGAGGAGGCGGCGGAGGGCGCGGCCGTCCTCGTACAGGACTACCACCTGACCCTCGTCCCGCGGATGCTCCGCGAACTCCGCCCCGACCTGCGGATCGGGCACTTCTCGCACACGCCGTGGGCGCCACCGGAGTACTTCCGGCTGCTGCCGGACGACATCGCGGCGAAGGTACTCGGCGGGATCCTCGGGGCCGACCGGGCCGCGTTCCTCACCCAGCGGTGGGCGGACGCGTTCACGGACTGCTGTCACGCCGTACTGGGTCCGGGGATTCCGTCCGGGACCCGCATCGGGGTGCACGGCCTCGGGGTCGACGCGGACTTCCTGCGCGAGCGCTCGCACCGGCCCGACGTGGACGAGCGGATGGCGACCCTGCGGGAGCAGATCGGCACGGACCCCGACGGCCGCGCCCGCCGGACGATCGTGCGGGTGGACCGGACCGAGCTGTCCAAGAACATCGTGCGCGGGCTGCTGGCGTACCGGGAACTGCTGGCGGACCGGCCGGAGTTGCGCGAGCGCGTGGTGCATGTCGCCTTCGCGTACCCGTCGCGCCAGGACCTGGCGGTCTACCGCGACTACATGGCCGAGGTGCAGCGCGTCACCGACGAGATCAACTCCCAGTACGGGACGCCGGGTTGGACCCCGGTCCTGCTGAACCTCAAGGACGACTTCGCCCGCTCCCTCGCGGCCTACCGGCTGGCGGACGTGGCCCTGGTGAACCCCATCCGGGACGGCATGAACCTCGTCGCCAAGGAGATGCCGCTCGTGTCGGACGACGGGTGCGTGCTGGTGCTGTCCCGGGAGGCGGGGGCGTACGAGGAACTGGGCGAGGACGCGATCGTGGTGAACCCGTACGACGTGTCGGGCACGGCGGACGCGTTGTACGCGGCGCTGGCCATGCCGGTGAGTGAGCGGGCCGAGAGGGCGAAGCGGTTGGCTGTCGCCGGGACGGCTTTGCCTCCGGCGCAGTGGTTCTTGGACCAGCTTCAGGCGCTGGAGGCGTAG